The Arctopsyche grandis isolate Sample6627 chromosome 10, ASM5162203v2, whole genome shotgun sequence genome window below encodes:
- the LOC143917830 gene encoding putative ferric-chelate reductase 1 homolog, translated as MTSTNKLSRVFIAIIITIAYIAKPTLQYGSGAPPRACTTMLPFHGTIAPQTSSAPYEVKSSASQVRQGSNVKVTISSPLRVPIGGFFLQARSVQDRTQILGNWTNLPEVAKTTNCNSNADSATHTSPANKDSVVLQWNAPKDFLGAVVFKATVAQEYSTFWGGVESTLVEVVTPDTVIATTTPSETSPEPTATTKYTIETTTSAAIKPIHPFYEGCGSTKLCFGSTSSCLNTLDCVAAVAVTVKGEAYTFELIGTQNPAYVATGLSDDLNMGSDSSMECQQVNGLVTAHTSWTYPKSDPYVSRENVDQSMIQLLRSSFTDGILYCQFTRDTRSTVRDVTFDLVNDRYHIMIVSGDDLKANSVGFHSKVFERSEKKIALSDVGNVAGASKLLLRLHGAFMLIAWIGTSSCGILLARYFRQTWVGKQLGGKDMWFAWHRVFMVSTWLLTMAAFIIILIEVGGWTGTGDNPHAIIGIVTIVLCFLQPIGAFFRPHPNTTKRPIFNWVHWFFGNAAHILGIVTVFFAVYLNKAELPGWMVYILAAFVAFHVIMHLILSIAVCVSDGRINNGRVNAFPMKDLMTNTRQALNHDRKTDAPHSGFRKSLLGIYFVINILFVITLVCLIALAPIEQTYQSVSNAISGAMSQDKN; from the exons ATGACTTCAACAAACAAATTAAGTCGTGTTTTCATAGCAATTATAATCACAATTGCTTATATTGCAAAACCTACTTTGCAGTATGGTTCTGGAGCACCGCCTAGA GCTTGTACTACAATGTTACCCTTCCACGGTACTATAGCACCACAAACTTCATCTGCACCCTACGAAGTGAAATCATCAGCATCACAAGTACGACAAGGATCGAATGTAAAGGTCACCATTTCTAGTCCTCTGAGAGTACCCATTGGAGGGTTCTTCCTCCAAGCCAGAAGCGTTCAG GATCGAACTCAAATTCTAGGAAATTGGACAAATCTTCCAGAGGtcgcaaaaactacaaattgTAATTCGAATGCAGATTCTGCGACGCACACTTCTCCTGCTAATAAAGATAGTGTCGTTCTTCAATGGAATGCACCGAAAGATTTCCTAGGAGCAGTGgtttttaa GGCAACCGTTGCTCAAGAGTACAGTACCTTTTGGGGAGGAGTAGAATCTACATTAGTTGAAGTCGTTACACCCGACACTGTGATTGCGACTACAACACCAAGTGAAACTAGTCCAGAACCTACAGCCACCACAAAATACACCATAGAAACGACTACTAGTGCAGCT ATTAAGCCGATCCACCCGTTCTATGAAGGATGCGGTTCAACTAAATTGTGTTTCGGATCAACTTCTTCGTGTCTTAATACTTTGGATTGTGTTGCAGCAGTTGCTGTTACAGTAAAAg gTGAAGCCTATACTTTTGAATTAATAGGTACCCAAAATCCAGCTTATGTTGCTACTGGTTTATCAGATGATCTTAAtatg GGTAGTGATAGTTCTATGGAGTGCCAACAAGTAAATGGATTAGTTACAGCTCACACTTCATGGACATATCCAAAATCCGACCCCTATGTTAGTCGTGAAAATGTG GACCAAAGCATGATTCAGCTACTACGATCATCATTCACAGATGGTATCCTGTATTGTCAGTTTACAAGGGACACTCGTTCTACAGTACGGGACGTAACATTCGATCTCGTTAATGATCGCTATCATATAATGATAGTCTCGGGAGATGATTTAAAGG CCAATAGTGTAGGATTTCATTCAAAAGTGTTCGAACGCTCTGAAAAGAAAATCGCTTTGTCAGATGTTGGAAACGTAGCTGGTGCTTCAAAATTGTTGTTAAGACTACATGGAGCATTCATGTTGATTGCTTGGATTGGTACATCTTCCTGTGGTATTTTATTAGCTAGATATTTCCGACAAACATGGGTCGGAAAACAACTTGGAGGCAAAGATATGTGGTTTGCT tgGCATAGAGTATTTATGGTATCTACTTGGCTTTTGACAATGGCTGCCTTTATCATCATCTTAATTGAAGTCGGAGGATGGACTGGTACTGGGGATAATCCTCATGCTATAATCGGCATAGTAACTATTGTTTTATGCTTCTTACAACCAATCG GAGCATTCTTCAGGCCTCATCCTAATACAACAAAACGGCCAATTTTCAACTGGGTTCATTGGTTCTTTGGAAACGCTGCCCATATTCTCGGAA ttgttaCTGTATTCTTTGCCGTGTACTTAAACAAGGCCGAACTACCAGGTTGGATGGTATATATTCTCGCTGCTTTCGTCGCTTTTCACGTGATAATGCATCTTATTCTTTCt ATTGCCGTTTGCGTAAGCGATGGTCGAATAAATAATGGAAGGGTAAATGCATTCCCAATGAAGGATCTTATGACTAATACTCGGCAAGCATTAAACCATGATAGAAAAACAGATGCACCG CATTCTGGCTTCCGAAAATCTCTTTTGGGTATTTACTTTGTAATTAACATCTTGTTTGTGATTACACTGGTTTGCCTAATTGCCTTGGCTCCGATCGAACAGACTTACCAGTCTGTTAGTAATGCCATATCTGGTGCAATGTCACAAGACAAAAATTAG
- the mRpL43 gene encoding mitochondrial ribosomal protein L43, which produces MSNSNIFLQSGFLKLPLQNGVGRYVCQLQRIVLKFCKNNGNSRGMRDFIQYNMVDFAREQPGVVVYAKPRRHRSPVIVAEYLDGTRKWMSCSNMSHEEVTRWVSTLVGAKSGETIRYRKLLSTAYPSIQGPWTPFTTLPKEHEKHPPSAAYTKLIELAKEQGIKTEYTP; this is translated from the exons ATGTCGAATTCGAACATTTTCCTGCAAAGCGGTTTTTTAAAACTCCCATTGCAAAACGGTGTGGGACGATATGTATGCCAACTGCAGAGGATAGTcttgaaattttgcaaaaaCAATGGCAACAGTCGTGGAATGAG ggattttatacaatacaatatggtTGATTTTGCGCGTGAACAACCGGGGGTTGTAGTTTATGCAAAACCAAGACGACATAGAAGTCCAGTGATAGTTGCCGAATATT TGGACGGAACTAGAAAGTGGATGTCTTGTTCAAACATGTCCCACGAGGAAGTTACACGTTGGGTATCAACTCTAGTGGGCGCCAAAAGTGGTGAAACTATCAGATATAGGAAATTACTTTCTACTGCTTATCCTTCAATTCAAGGTCCTTGGACACCCTTCACAACCTTACCAAAAGAACATGAAAAGCATCCTCCTTCTGCGGCTTACACTAAACTGATTGAGCTTGCCAAAGAGCAGGGTATTAAAACGGAGTATACCCCTTAG
- the LOC143917556 gene encoding NSFL1 cofactor p47-like codes for MSSPSERESMAREFCCRTGAPSDRADAALEADNWDLELALYNYFLINGGLGQADKSTSDCSPEVVADDSESESGAGASSSVAIKKKEKMKHNANSKFATLQNLNQENSSDEEEGEAFYAGGSVRSGQQILGPGKNKNDIIADMFKSVREHGGIIMNQEAESSSSRSFSGTGYKLGATPDDTTVVKDPKLEKSKKEAEQVVILRLWQNGFNLDGGELRPYSDPANTQFLDYVRRGEIPPELRRGSEVFLTMEDRRHEEFSKICCGPSKPFYGKGQMLGSPTPVVIGSTAQQPVETGDSEADQKKAQTALNVNENEPTTNIQFRLADGSRISGRFNLTHTISNLREYIVAAVPAYQLQTFILLTTFPNKELTDFNQTVKDAGLMNALVVQRLQ; via the exons ATGTCGTCCCCTTCGGAGCGCGAGTCGATGGCGCGCGAATTCTGCTGCAGAACCGGAGCGCCTTCCGATCGCGCTGACGCAGCTCTCGAAGCCGACAACTGGGATCTGGAG TTGGCCTTATACAACTACTTTTTGATCAACGGCGGATTGGGTCAAGCCGATAAATCAACATCTGATTGTTCGCCAGAAGTCGTAGCTGATGACAGCGAATCGGAGAGCGGAGCCGGTGCAAGCTCGTCTGTCGcaataaaaaagaaagaaaagatGAAACATAACGCCAATTCTAAATTTGCCACGCTTCAGAATTTGAATCAAGAGAACTCGAGCGATGAAGAAGAAG GTGAAGCTTTCTATGCTGGAGGCTCTGTTCGTAGTGGACAACAGATTCTTGGACCAGGAAAGAACAAAAATGATATCATAGCCGATATGTTCAAAAGCGTGAGAGA acATGGTGGGATAATAATGAATCAAGAAGCTGAATCATCAAGCTCTCGTTCTTTTTCTGGAACTGGATATAAATTAG GTGCAACTCCTGATGACACGACTGTCGTGAAAGATCCAAAattagaaaaaagtaaaaaagaagCC GAACAAGTAGTCATTTTGCGATTATGGCAAAATGGTTTCAATTTGGACGGTGGCGAATTGAGACCTTACAGTGATCCGGCCAATACTCAATTTTTGGATTACGTTCGAAGAGG GGAAATCCCTCCCGAGCTGAGAAGAGGCTCTGAAGTATTCCTTACGATGGAAGATAGACGGCATGAAGAATTTAGTAAAATATGTTGCGGTCCATCGAAACCATTTTATGGAAAAGGTCAAATGCTCGGAAG TCCCACGCCAGTCGTCATTGGATCGACTGCTCAACAGCCGGTTGAAACTGGAGACTCGGAAGCTGATCAAAAAAAGGCTCAAACTGCACTCaatgtaaatgaaaatgaaCCTACTACTAATATACAG TTCCGACTTGCTGATGGTTCAAGGATCTCTGGAAGATTTAATTTAACTCATACAATTTCCAATCTTCGCGAGTACATAGTGGC agCTGTTCCGGCATACCAGCTACAGACATTTATCCTTCTGACGACGTTTCCAAATAAAGAGTTGACAGATTTCAATCAAACAGTCAAGGATGCGGGTCTCATGAATGCATTGGTCGTTCAACGGTTGCAATAA